A genomic segment from Lagenorhynchus albirostris chromosome X, mLagAlb1.1, whole genome shotgun sequence encodes:
- the CDK16 gene encoding cyclin-dependent kinase 16 isoform X9 → MDRMKKIKRQLSMTLRGGRGVDKTNGAPEQIGLDESGSGGGSDLGEGPTRAAPGEPRSGRGPLSSAPEIVHEDLKMGSDGESDQASATSSDEVQSPVRVRMRNHPPRKISTEDINKRLSLPADIRLPEGYLEKLTLNSPIFDKPLSRRLRRVSLSEIGFGKLETYIKLDKLGEGTYATVYKGKSKLTDNLVALKEIRLEHEEGAPCTAIREVSLLKDLKHANIVTLHDIIHTEKSLTLVFEYLDKDLKQYLDDCGNVINMHNVKLFLFQLLRGLAYCHRQKVLHRDLKPQNLLINERGELKLADFGLARAKSIPTKTYSNEVVTLWYRPPDILLGSTDYSTQIDMWGVGCIFYEMATGRPLFPGSTVEEQLHFIFRILGTPTEETWPGILSNEEFKTYNYPKYRAEALLSHAPRLDSDGADLLTKLLQFEGRNRISAEDAMKHPFFLSLGERIHKLPDTTSIFALKEIQLQKEASIRSSSMPDSGRPAFRVVDTEF, encoded by the exons ATGGATCGGATGAAGAAGATCAAACGGCAGCTGTCAATGACACTCCGAGGGGGCCGAGGTGTAGATAAGACCAATGGTGCCCCTGAACAGATAGGCCTGGATGAGAGTGGCAGTGGCGGCGGCAGTGACCTTGGAGAGGGCCCCACACGTGCTGCCCCTGGTGAACCTCGCTCTGGACGGGGCCCACTCAGCTCTGCACCAG AGATTGTACACGAGGACTTGAAGATGGGGTCTGACGGGGAAAGTGACCAGGCTTCAGCCACGTCCTCGGATGAGGTGCAGTCACCAGTGAGGGTGCGCATGCGCAACCATCCCCCACGCAAGATCTCCACTGAG GACATCAACAAGCGCCTATCACTACCAGCCGACATCCGGCTGCCCGAGGGCTACCTTGAGAAGCTGACCCTCAATAGCCCCATCTTCGACAAGCCCCTCAGCCGCCGCCTCCGCCGTGTCAGCCTG TCTGAGATTGGCTTTGGGAAACTGGAGACCTACATCAAGCTGGACAAGCTGGGAGAG GGTACCTATGCCACCGTGTACAAAGGCAAAAGCAAGCTCACAGACAACCTCGTGGCACTCAAGGAGATCAGACTGGAACACGAAGAGGGGGCACCCTGCACCGCCATCCGGGAAG TGTCCCTGCTCAAGGACCTCAAACACGCCAACATCGTCACGCTACACGACATTATTCACACGGAGAAGTCCCTCACCCTTGTCTTTGAGTACCTG GACAAGGACCTGAAGCAGTACCTGGATGACTGTGGGAACGTCATCAACATGCACAATGTGAAA CTGTTCCTGTtccagctgctccgtggcctgGCCTACTGCCACCGGCAGAAGGTGCTACACCGAGACCTCAAGCCCCAGAACCTGCTCATCAATGAGAGAGGAGAGCTCAAGCTGGCCGACTTTG GCCTGGCCCGGGCCAAGTCAATTCCAACGAAGACCTACTCCAATGAGGTGGTAACACTGTGGTACCGGCCCCCCGACATCCTGCTCGGGTCCACGGACTACTCCACTCAGATTGACATGTG GGGTGTGGGCTGCATCTTCTATGAGATGGCCACAGGCCGGCCCCTCTTCCCGGGCTCCACGGTGGAGGAACAGCTGCACTTCATCTTCCGCATCTTGG GAACCCCAACTGAGGAGACATGGCCGGGCATCCTGTCCAATGAAGAGTTCAAGACATACAACTACCCCAAGTACCGAGCCGAGGCCCTTTTGAGCCATGCACCCCG ACTTGACAGCGACGGGGCTGACCTCCTCACCAAGCTGCTGCAG tTTGAAGGTCGCAATCGGATCTCCGCAGAAGATGCCATGAAACATCCATTCTTCCTCAGTCTGGGGGAACGGATCCACAAACTTCCTGACA CTACTTCCATATTTGCACTAAAGGAGATCCAGCTACAAAAGGAGGCCAGCATTCGGTCTTCGTCAATGCCTGACTCAG GCAGGCCAGCTTTCCGAGTGGTGGACACCGAGTTCTAA